The Oleispira antarctica RB-8 genome contains the following window.
GCGATTAATAATAAATCATTATTATTAAGTTCAGCCAACACTAGCTCGATGGCTTTTTTTCTATCCAACTCAATCGTAATCAGAGTAGGGTTAGAAATATCTAAGTCTGATTGCATATCTTTAATAATATTTTGCAGATTTTCTTTTCTCGGATTATCCGCGGTCAAAACAATACGATCGGCGAACGCTTGCGCAATGCGAGTCATTTGCGGACGCTTACCAGCATCACGATTTCCGCCACAGCCAAATACCACGGCCAATCGACCTTGGGTTTGCTTCTTCAGCGTCGCCAATACATTTTCTAACGCATCAGGGGTATGAGCAAAATCAACCACGGCATTAGCGCAGTTTTCTTTGATATACACCTGCATTCTGCCTGGCGCTGCGGTGATGCACTCAATAGAATTAATAATTTCTGCAAAAGAGAATTTTTCATCTACGGCTAGCATACTGATCGCAGCCAATACATTCGCAAGATTAAAATCTCCTACCATGTTGATGGTAAAACTGGCGTCGCCCCATGGGCTTGTGATTGAAGCATCGATAGAGGCGCTGTGCATAACCCAATCAACAACTCGAACATCAGCCGTTTTAGAAAAACCATAACTGATTTTTTTCGCACTAATTTTCTCATCCGCCAATAAACGCTGACCATATTCGTCATCGGCATTAATGATGGCATACTGCAATTTAGGTAATAAAAACAGTTCGCGCTTAATGGAAAAATAACTTTCCATATCACCGTGATAGTCCAGATGATCTTGGCTTAAATTAGAAAATACCGCCGTTTCGAAGGTCAAGCCTTCTATGCGTTTTTGCTCAATACCGTGACTAGAAACTTCCATCGCAACTTGCTTGGCACCTTGAGTTTTCATCATGGCAAATTGACGCAACAACACGGCTAATTCAGGCGTCGTATTTTTACTTTCTGTGATATTTGGCCACACACCAAATCCCAATGTTCCCATCAATCCTGTCGACTGCTGCAAGCTATGACTCATCTGCGCAGCAAAGCGAGTAATGCTGCTTTTACCATTGGTACCTGTGACCGACATAAGACGCATATCAAACGCGGTACTGGAGAGCTGATAAAAATCGATTAAAATTTTATTCACATATGCTTTCAGATTACGTATCGCAATAATCGGTGTGTCTGAGCGATATGTAATACTTGGGTTTTCTTCAACGTCCAACAAAACAGCAACAGCCCCATGGGCAATCGCATCATCGATAAATACTTTGCCATGCTGAGTAATGCCCGCAAGCGCAATAAAACAATCCCCAACTTTCACATCGCGATTATCAGTGACCAGTCCTTGGATATTTACATCTGGAATATTAGTACTCAGAGCAACCTGCTCAGGTCTTTCTGCATTCGTTCCAATATAAGGTGCTAATAGCTGAATTAAATTCATAACACAGAGATCTCCGCGACATGAAAATCTTTACTTTGATCAGGCGCAATTTGTAACGTGCGTAAGGCTTCTTCCATAATACGAGCAAAGACAGGCGCAGCCACTTCGCCGCCATAATATTCTTGCCCTTGCGGACGATCGATAACGACTACAAGCACAAAACGTGGGTCTGAAATAGGGGCAATACCAGCAAAAACGGCTGTATATTCAGAATCTTGATAACCCCCTTTACCTACTTTGTGCGAAGTCCCTGTTTTACCACCAACGCGATAGCCTTCTACTTTTGCTCGAGTACCTGTGCCGCCACGCTGAATTACTGTCTCAAGCATTTCACTCATATCTTTGGCTACAGAAGCGGGCATAATTTGATCGCAAGGTACTTGTTCATTTGTAGCAATTAACCGCGCTTCTTGTACACAGCCTTTGTTAGCAAAAGCAGTATAAGCTTGAGCTAATTGCAATGGAGTTGCTGAAAGGCCATAACCAAAAGATAAAGTTGCTAAGCCGAGCTTATCCAATTTTTGAGGATAGGGTAATTTACCAACGGCTTCCCCTGGAAATCCCAGCGCTGTTGCCTGTCCTAATTTTGCATCGTGCAACATTGACCATAATTTTTCAGCACCCATTTCATGCGCCAGCTTTGCCACACCAATGTTGCTCGACTTGGTAATGACTTTAGTCAGACTCATCAGCCCATAGTTTCGATGATCACGAATCGTTTTATATTTAATCCGCATGTAGCCTGGAGAAGTATCAATCACTGAGTCAGCAGTATATTTGCCATTAGATAATGCTGCGGCAACCGTAAAAGCCTTCATAATCGAACCCGGCTCAACCACATCGGTCAATGCTCGATTACGCATATCTTTAGCATTTAACGTTGCACGATTATTTGGATTATAAGAAGGGCGATTAACCAAAGCTAGAATATCGCCATTGCGAGCATCCAGCAGAACTGCACTACCCCAGCTTGCCTTATGCACCTGCACAACCGCTTTTAATTCTCGATAAGCCAAGTACTGCAAACGAAGGTCGAGCGTTAGTTTTAACTCGTTACCAGGCTCAGCAACAGCAGAGACATTCAATTGCTTAATAACATTGCCCAATAAATCTTTTACAACGCGTTGCTGGCCTGAAGTACCCTGCAACCAATCATCGTAAGCTAGCTCTAAACCTTCTTGACCCTTACCATCAATATTGGTCATGCCCACTACATGAGCAGTAACCTCTGACGCAG
Protein-coding sequences here:
- the murE gene encoding UDP-N-acetylmuramoyl-L-alanyl-D-glutamate--2,6-diaminopimelate ligase yields the protein MNLIQLLAPYIGTNAERPEQVALSTNIPDVNIQGLVTDNRDVKVGDCFIALAGITQHGKVFIDDAIAHGAVAVLLDVEENPSITYRSDTPIIAIRNLKAYVNKILIDFYQLSSTAFDMRLMSVTGTNGKSSITRFAAQMSHSLQQSTGLMGTLGFGVWPNITESKNTTPELAVLLRQFAMMKTQGAKQVAMEVSSHGIEQKRIEGLTFETAVFSNLSQDHLDYHGDMESYFSIKRELFLLPKLQYAIINADDEYGQRLLADEKISAKKISYGFSKTADVRVVDWVMHSASIDASITSPWGDASFTINMVGDFNLANVLAAISMLAVDEKFSFAEIINSIECITAAPGRMQVYIKENCANAVVDFAHTPDALENVLATLKKQTQGRLAVVFGCGGNRDAGKRPQMTRIAQAFADRIVLTADNPRKENLQNIIKDMQSDLDISNPTLITIELDRKKAIELVLAELNNNDLLLIAGKGHEAYQDIDGVKISYSDEATLLSLGYQNIAQHAASIELIKEAL
- the ftsI gene encoding Penicillin-binding protein 3, encoding MANPRTKKAATTALTKAVEYRIPVWRFALVLSVFLCLLIVVAGRMGYLHLVQQSFLAAQGEQRMVRDESIPAVRGDITDRNGEPLAVSSPVKSLWLNPKLFDVANAPKLAASLGISANKLTRRLKRNRQQGFMYIQRHLPPEKADKVLALKLRGVFSETEYRRFYPASEVTAHVVGMTNIDGKGQEGLELAYDDWLQGTSGQQRVVKDLLGNVIKQLNVSAVAEPGNELKLTLDLRLQYLAYRELKAVVQVHKASWGSAVLLDARNGDILALVNRPSYNPNNRATLNAKDMRNRALTDVVEPGSIMKAFTVAAALSNGKYTADSVIDTSPGYMRIKYKTIRDHRNYGLMSLTKVITKSSNIGVAKLAHEMGAEKLWSMLHDAKLGQATALGFPGEAVGKLPYPQKLDKLGLATLSFGYGLSATPLQLAQAYTAFANKGCVQEARLIATNEQVPCDQIMPASVAKDMSEMLETVIQRGGTGTRAKVEGYRVGGKTGTSHKVGKGGYQDSEYTAVFAGIAPISDPRFVLVVVIDRPQGQEYYGGEVAAPVFARIMEEALRTLQIAPDQSKDFHVAEISVL